In Syntrophorhabdaceae bacterium, the following are encoded in one genomic region:
- a CDS encoding rhodanese-like domain-containing protein produces the protein MPSAEAAFAARNIGYSNVMVLYGGYPEWVRRGYEIER, from the coding sequence ATGCCGAGTGCGGAGGCTGCGTTCGCAGCCAGAAACATCGGGTATTCGAATGTGATGGTGCTTTACGGCGGCTATCCCGAGTGGGTGAGGAGAGGGTACGAAATTGAACGGTAG
- a CDS encoding metal ABC transporter substrate-binding protein, with amino-acid sequence MKTKRACTIGLLCAAFLLCFCHSRESENLQGKKPPVVVATLFTVYDFARHIADGRANVTLLLPPGVEAHSFEPKPGDMLKIADADLFLYTGKYMEPWVESVLRGADNKKLLVVDTSSGITLMQDSQEFGERHSPDAYDPHIWLDFTNAQKMVDNILKGLVQIDPENGDFYTQNAGAYKAQLEDMDKEYKDGLSNCKRDTFVHGGHFAFNYLAHRYHLHYVSAYAGSPNAEPSPKKMIELKKMIERDNVRYIYYEELITPRVAEVLARETGVKLLKLSGAHNISKEELADGKTFIDLMKENLKNLEVGLQCR; translated from the coding sequence ATGAAGACAAAAAGGGCATGTACAATCGGCCTGTTGTGCGCCGCATTCCTCCTTTGTTTCTGTCATAGCCGTGAGAGCGAGAACCTTCAAGGTAAGAAACCCCCGGTGGTTGTGGCCACGCTCTTTACAGTCTATGACTTTGCAAGGCATATCGCCGACGGCAGGGCCAACGTGACGCTGCTTCTACCTCCCGGTGTTGAAGCGCACAGCTTCGAACCGAAACCGGGCGACATGCTGAAGATTGCCGACGCCGACCTATTCCTTTACACAGGCAAATACATGGAGCCCTGGGTGGAGAGTGTTCTTCGCGGGGCAGACAATAAGAAGCTCCTCGTCGTCGATACGAGCAGCGGTATTACTCTCATGCAGGACAGCCAGGAGTTTGGGGAGCGCCACAGTCCGGATGCCTATGATCCTCACATCTGGCTTGATTTTACCAATGCACAGAAGATGGTCGACAACATTCTCAAGGGACTTGTGCAGATTGATCCGGAAAACGGGGATTTCTACACACAGAACGCGGGGGCATATAAAGCCCAACTTGAGGACATGGATAAAGAGTATAAAGATGGTCTTTCGAACTGCAAAAGGGACACGTTTGTCCATGGCGGCCACTTTGCCTTTAACTACCTGGCGCATCGCTATCACTTGCACTATGTCTCCGCCTATGCAGGCTCTCCCAATGCTGAACCCTCGCCGAAAAAGATGATTGAACTGAAGAAGATGATTGAGCGTGACAATGTCCGCTATATCTATTATGAGGAGCTCATCACGCCGAGGGTGGCAGAAGTTCTCGCAAGAGAGACGGGGGTGAAGCTTCTTAAACTCTCCGGGGCCCACAATATCTCCAAAGAAGAGCTCGCCGACGGAAAGACCTTCATCGACCTCATGAAAGAAAACCTGAAAAATCTGGAGGTGGGGCTTCAGTGTCGGTAG
- a CDS encoding rhodanese-like domain-containing protein translates to MRIVRGFFFILLFIFALSCRLAYANDIEAEELKKMMSRDTKLVVVDTRTEYEYSLGHIPGAINISQEKFRMLDALLPKEKDRPLVFYCRGVG, encoded by the coding sequence ATGAGGATTGTAAGAGGGTTCTTCTTCATTCTTCTTTTCATATTCGCCCTGTCTTGCAGGTTAGCCTATGCGAACGACATCGAGGCTGAAGAGCTCAAGAAGATGATGAGCCGGGACACGAAACTCGTGGTTGTGGACACGCGGACCGAGTATGAGTATTCACTCGGCCATATCCCAGGGGCGATCAACATTTCACAAGAAAAATTCCGTATGCTCGATGCCCTCCTGCCCAAAGAGAAAGACAGGCCTCTTGTTTTCTATTGCAGAGGCGTGGGCTGA
- a CDS encoding transcriptional repressor, which translates to MNRDADFSTLLRNYHLKATPKRLAILDVLAHDPTYLSPEDVWKRLKGLFKNIGLPTVYRNLEYLSNAGIIIKVVHPDRKLYYYYCHNADHHHHFVCTACKKVEDLTFCGMEDIEQEVTQRLKGRVVSHFLQVFGYCRECCSGSALQRRSGS; encoded by the coding sequence ATGAACAGAGACGCCGATTTTTCCACCTTATTGAGAAACTATCATTTGAAGGCAACGCCCAAACGACTTGCCATACTTGATGTTCTCGCCCATGATCCGACTTATCTGAGTCCTGAAGACGTGTGGAAACGGCTCAAAGGCCTGTTTAAGAATATCGGTTTACCTACCGTATATCGGAATCTTGAATATCTCTCCAATGCGGGCATTATTATAAAGGTCGTTCACCCGGACCGGAAGCTCTATTACTATTACTGCCATAATGCCGACCACCACCATCACTTTGTCTGCACAGCCTGCAAGAAGGTTGAGGACCTGACCTTTTGCGGTATGGAAGACATTGAGCAGGAGGTTACACAAAGGCTTAAAGGCAGGGTAGTTTCACACTTTCTCCAGGTCTTCGGTTACTGCAGGGAGTGCTGTTCGGGTTCCGCGCTGCAACGCAGGAGCGGCTCATGA